A window of the Streptomyces albireticuli genome harbors these coding sequences:
- a CDS encoding acyclic terpene utilization AtuA family protein — MTAPLPAPRPRDPLRIGNSSGFYGDRFDAVREMLTGGPLDVLTGDYLAELTMLILGRDRLADPRRGYAKTYLAQLEECLGLAVERGVKLVTNAGGLNPAGLADEIRALAGRLGVGARIAHVEGDDLLGTRDWGEGVLTANAYLGGAGIAACLRAGADVVVTGRVTDAALVTGPAAAHFGWLAEDLDPLAGAVVAGHVLECGTQATGGNYSFFQELPDTPGPDGRRPLLPGFPVAEIHADGSAVITKHPGTGGAVTTGTVTAQLLYETAGARYLGPDVTARLDTVRLTDAGPDRVRIDGVRGEPAPATLKTGLTRVGGWRNEVVFVLTGLDIEAKARMVREQLGAALARRRPAEVRWTLARTDRPDAPVQEEASALLRLVVRDPDPEAVGRALSGAAVELALASYPGFHVTAPPGKGTPYGVFEAAYVDAYSVRQVAVLPDGTRLRVPPGPLADPGHQEPDDEPPLPPPLPPGRTRRAPLGLVAGARSGDKGGSANIGVWARGDDAWRWLAHELTADRLRALLPETGRFLVRRHVLPNLRALNFTVDGLLGEGVASQARFDPQAKALGEWLRSRHLEIPEVLL, encoded by the coding sequence ATGACCGCCCCCTTACCTGCCCCCCGCCCCCGCGACCCCCTCCGCATAGGCAACTCCTCCGGCTTCTACGGCGACCGCTTCGACGCCGTCCGCGAGATGCTCACCGGCGGCCCCCTCGACGTCCTCACCGGCGACTACCTCGCCGAGCTCACCATGCTCATCCTCGGCCGCGACCGCCTCGCCGACCCCCGCCGCGGCTACGCCAAGACCTACCTCGCCCAGCTGGAGGAGTGCCTCGGCCTCGCCGTCGAGCGCGGCGTCAAGCTCGTCACCAACGCGGGCGGCCTCAACCCCGCCGGTCTCGCCGACGAGATCCGGGCCCTGGCCGGGCGGCTCGGCGTCGGCGCGCGGATCGCCCACGTCGAGGGCGACGACCTCCTGGGCACGCGCGACTGGGGCGAGGGCGTGCTCACCGCCAACGCCTATCTGGGCGGCGCCGGCATCGCCGCCTGCCTCCGGGCCGGCGCGGACGTCGTCGTGACCGGCCGCGTCACCGACGCCGCGCTCGTCACCGGCCCCGCCGCCGCGCACTTCGGCTGGCTCGCCGAGGACCTCGACCCGCTCGCCGGCGCCGTCGTCGCCGGACACGTCCTGGAGTGCGGCACGCAGGCCACCGGCGGCAACTACTCCTTCTTCCAGGAGCTGCCGGACACCCCCGGCCCCGACGGCCGCCGCCCCCTCCTCCCCGGCTTCCCCGTGGCCGAGATCCACGCCGACGGCTCCGCCGTCATCACCAAGCACCCCGGCACCGGCGGCGCCGTCACCACCGGCACCGTCACCGCCCAGCTCCTCTACGAGACGGCGGGCGCCCGCTACCTCGGCCCCGACGTCACCGCCCGCCTCGACACCGTCCGGCTCACCGACGCGGGCCCCGACCGGGTGCGGATCGACGGGGTGCGCGGCGAGCCGGCCCCCGCCACGCTCAAGACCGGCCTGACCCGCGTGGGCGGCTGGCGCAACGAGGTCGTCTTCGTCCTCACCGGACTCGACATCGAGGCCAAGGCCCGCATGGTGCGCGAGCAGCTCGGCGCCGCCCTCGCCCGGCGGCGCCCCGCCGAGGTCCGGTGGACCCTGGCCCGCACCGACCGGCCCGACGCGCCCGTGCAGGAGGAGGCGAGCGCCCTGCTGCGGCTCGTCGTCCGCGACCCCGACCCCGAGGCCGTCGGCCGCGCCCTCAGCGGTGCCGCGGTCGAGCTGGCCCTGGCCAGCTACCCCGGCTTCCACGTCACCGCCCCGCCCGGCAAGGGCACCCCCTACGGCGTCTTCGAGGCCGCCTACGTCGACGCGTACAGCGTGCGGCAGGTCGCCGTGCTGCCCGACGGCACCCGGCTGCGCGTACCGCCCGGCCCCCTCGCCGACCCCGGGCACCAGGAGCCGGACGACGAGCCGCCGCTGCCCCCGCCGCTGCCGCCCGGCCGCACCCGCCGCGCCCCCCTCGGCCTCGTCGCCGGGGCCCGCAGCGGCGACAAGGGCGGCTCCGCGAACATCGGCGTCTGGGCGCGCGGCGACGACGCCTGGCGGTGGCTCGCCCACGAGCTCACCGCCGACCGGCTCCGCGCCCTCCTCCCGGAGACCGGCCGGTTCCTCGTCCGGCGGCACGTCCTGCCCAACCTGCGGGCGCTGAACTTCACCGTCGACGGGCTCCTCGGCGAGGGCGTGGCCTCCCAGGCCCGCTTCGACCCGCAGGCGAAGGCCCTCGGCGAGTGGCTGCGCTCGCGCCACCTGGAGATACCGGAGGTGCTGCTGTGA
- a CDS encoding FAD-binding and (Fe-S)-binding domain-containing protein produces the protein MPLSEGLAPALRKAVRGDVDFGAAARALVTMDASNYRRVPLGVVAPRDAADVAAALAVCREHGVPVVARGGGTSIAGQATGTGVVLDLARHMDAITALDPDARTAVVQPGVVLDTLRAAAGAYGLTFGPDPSTHGRCTLGGMIGNNACGAHSVAWGTTADNVHALDVLTYGGERARLGQGLDGLPARLADGLRALVQGDLALLRTGFPELPRRISGYALDALLPERRTDVARAFTGSEGTLGVVTEATVRLVEAPRARALAVLGYADESAAADAAPLLLPFGPLTVEGMAADLVGDAAGLPKGAAWLFVETGGASPAEARARAEEIARAAAPETSGRAVVTDPAGQRVLWRVRDDAAGTATRLPDGTEAWPGWEDCAVPPRRLGAYLREFRALLRRHGLHGAPYGHFGDGCVHVRVDFDLMSPDGVRRFRDFSADAAALVVAHGGSLSGEHGDGQARAELLPKMYGPEVVGLFTRFKDLWDPAGGLNPGILARPHRLDENLRFEVLPRRPVPVEFAYPGDGGDFAGAVRRCVGVAKCRETTTAGGAGVMCPSYRVTREERHSTRGRARLLHEMLAGERGGVITDGWRSEEVREALDLCLSCKGCRSDCPVGVDMATYKAEFLHHHYAGRVRPAAHYSMGWLPVWLRAAAPAAPVLNRLARVRPLAALMKRLGGIAPERELPELAEETFTRWWAGRNPARPAFEATARSAERGPGGGAPGYGKGRGRGEGPAQRHPAPAPAPATAPRPTALLWPDTFTTYLAPETGRAATTVLEDAGLRVVVPPRRPCCGLTWISTGQLGRARAVLRRTLDALAPALAAGLPVVVLEPSCAAALRTDLPELLPDDPRARQLASAVRTFAQAVEEYAPDWEPPRIDRPVVGQTHCHQHAVLGDAAERRLRARAGLDGELSGGCCGLAGNFGFERGHHDVSVACAEERLLPSLRAAPEGAEVLADGFSCRTQVAQLNAGGGPRARHLAEVLAEALVRKPSVPGTPGENRCKHA, from the coding sequence ATGCCCCTCAGTGAAGGACTGGCCCCCGCCCTGCGGAAAGCCGTACGCGGCGACGTCGACTTCGGCGCCGCCGCCCGCGCCCTCGTCACCATGGACGCCTCCAACTACCGCCGCGTCCCCCTCGGCGTCGTCGCCCCGCGCGACGCCGCCGACGTGGCGGCCGCCCTCGCCGTCTGCCGGGAGCACGGCGTCCCGGTCGTGGCCCGGGGCGGCGGGACGTCGATCGCCGGGCAGGCCACGGGCACCGGCGTCGTGCTCGACCTCGCCCGGCACATGGACGCGATCACCGCGCTCGACCCGGACGCCCGTACCGCCGTCGTCCAGCCCGGTGTCGTCCTCGACACGCTGCGGGCCGCGGCGGGCGCGTACGGGCTGACGTTCGGGCCCGATCCCTCGACACACGGGCGGTGCACCCTCGGCGGGATGATCGGGAACAACGCGTGCGGCGCGCACTCCGTGGCCTGGGGGACCACCGCCGACAACGTCCACGCGCTCGACGTCCTCACGTACGGCGGCGAGCGCGCCCGCCTCGGGCAGGGCCTCGACGGGCTGCCCGCGCGGCTCGCCGACGGGCTCCGCGCCCTCGTCCAGGGCGACCTGGCGCTGCTGCGCACCGGCTTCCCGGAGCTGCCCCGGCGCATCTCCGGCTACGCCCTGGACGCCCTGCTCCCCGAGCGGCGCACCGACGTGGCGCGGGCCTTCACCGGCAGCGAGGGCACGCTCGGCGTCGTCACGGAGGCCACGGTCCGTCTCGTCGAGGCGCCGCGCGCGCGGGCCCTGGCCGTGCTGGGCTACGCGGACGAGAGCGCCGCCGCCGACGCCGCGCCCCTCCTGCTGCCCTTCGGCCCGCTGACCGTCGAGGGGATGGCCGCCGACCTGGTGGGCGACGCCGCCGGGCTGCCGAAGGGCGCGGCCTGGCTGTTCGTCGAGACCGGCGGGGCCTCCCCGGCGGAGGCCCGTGCCCGCGCCGAGGAGATCGCCCGCGCGGCGGCCCCGGAGACGTCCGGCCGCGCGGTCGTCACCGATCCGGCCGGGCAGCGCGTCCTGTGGCGGGTACGGGACGACGCCGCCGGCACGGCAACCCGGCTGCCCGACGGCACCGAGGCGTGGCCCGGCTGGGAGGACTGCGCGGTTCCGCCGCGCCGTCTCGGCGCGTACCTGCGGGAGTTCAGGGCGCTGCTCCGCCGTCACGGCCTGCACGGCGCGCCCTACGGGCATTTCGGCGACGGCTGTGTCCACGTGCGCGTCGACTTCGACCTGATGAGCCCGGACGGTGTGCGGCGCTTCCGGGACTTCTCCGCCGACGCCGCCGCGCTCGTCGTCGCCCACGGCGGCTCGCTCTCCGGCGAGCACGGCGACGGGCAGGCGCGCGCCGAACTGCTGCCGAAGATGTACGGGCCGGAGGTCGTCGGCCTCTTCACGCGCTTCAAGGACCTCTGGGACCCGGCGGGCGGCCTCAACCCCGGCATCCTCGCCCGCCCGCACCGCCTGGACGAGAACCTCCGCTTCGAGGTCCTGCCGCGGCGGCCGGTACCGGTCGAGTTCGCCTATCCGGGTGACGGGGGCGACTTCGCGGGAGCCGTACGCCGCTGCGTGGGCGTCGCCAAGTGCCGCGAGACGACCACGGCCGGGGGCGCGGGCGTGATGTGCCCCTCGTACCGGGTGACGCGCGAGGAACGGCACTCCACGCGCGGCCGGGCCCGGCTGCTGCACGAGATGCTGGCCGGTGAGCGGGGCGGTGTGATCACGGACGGGTGGCGCTCGGAGGAGGTCCGGGAGGCGCTCGACCTGTGCCTGTCGTGCAAGGGGTGCCGCAGCGACTGCCCGGTGGGCGTGGACATGGCCACGTACAAGGCGGAGTTCCTCCACCACCACTACGCGGGGCGGGTGCGGCCCGCCGCGCACTACTCGATGGGGTGGCTGCCGGTGTGGCTCCGGGCGGCGGCCCCGGCCGCCCCGGTCCTCAACCGGCTGGCGCGCGTACGGCCGCTCGCGGCGCTCATGAAGCGGCTCGGGGGCATCGCGCCCGAACGGGAACTCCCTGAGCTGGCGGAGGAGACGTTCACGCGGTGGTGGGCGGGGCGAAATCCAGCCCGGCCGGCGTTTGAGGCCACCGCGCGGAGCGCGGAACGGGGGCCCGGGGGCGGAGCCCCCGGTTACGGGAAGGGGCGGGGCCGGGGAGAAGGCCCCGCGCAGCGGCACCCCGCACCCGCACCCGCCCCCGCAACCGCACCCCGCCCCACCGCCCTCCTCTGGCCCGACACCTTCACCACCTACCTCGCCCCCGAGACCGGCCGCGCCGCCACCACCGTGCTGGAGGACGCCGGCCTCCGCGTCGTCGTACCGCCGCGACGCCCCTGCTGCGGCCTCACCTGGATCTCCACCGGACAGCTCGGCCGCGCCCGCGCCGTCCTGCGCCGCACCCTCGACGCCCTGGCCCCGGCGCTCGCCGCCGGGCTGCCCGTCGTCGTCCTGGAGCCCAGCTGCGCCGCCGCCCTCCGCACCGACCTGCCGGAGCTGCTTCCGGACGACCCGAGGGCGCGGCAACTCGCCTCAGCCGTACGCACCTTCGCCCAGGCGGTCGAGGAGTACGCACCGGACTGGGAGCCGCCACGGATCGACCGGCCCGTCGTCGGCCAGACGCACTGCCATCAGCACGCCGTACTGGGCGACGCGGCCGAGCGGCGGCTCCGCGCCCGCGCCGGGCTCGACGGCGAGCTGAGCGGCGGCTGCTGCGGGCTGGCGGGAAACTTCGGTTTCGAGCGCGGGCATCACGACGTGTCCGTGGCCTGCGCGGAGGAGCGGCTGCTGCCGTCCCTGCGGGCGGCGCCGGAGGGGGCGGAGGTGCTGGCCGACGGGTTCTCCTGCCGTACGCAGGTGGCGCAGCTGAACGCCGGCGGCGGCCCGCGCGCCCGGCATCTGGCCGAGGTGCTCGCGGAGGCGCTCGTCCGGAAGCCGTCGGTTCCGGGGACCCCTGGCGAAAATAGATGCAAGCACGCTTGA
- a CDS encoding acetyl/propionyl/methylcrotonyl-CoA carboxylase subunit alpha, whose protein sequence is MIGSVLVANRGEIACRVFRTCRELGVSTVAVHSDPDASARHVREADAAVRLPGAAPADTYLRGDLVVAAALAAGADAVHPGYGFLSENAGFARAVLDAGLVWIGPPPSVIASMASKTRAKSLMGAAGVPVLDVLDPGDIGAGDLPVLVKAVAGGGGRGMRVVRSLGELDDALLSARTEAAAAFGDGSVFVEPYVEGARHVEVQILADGHGAVWALGTRDCSLQRRHQKVIEEAPAPGLSEEALSALHGFAVAGARAVGYVGAGTVEFLVGKDGRAWFLEMNTRLQVEHPVTELVYGVDLVASQIRVAEGAALGPAPVASGHAVEARLCAEDPGRGWLPSSGRVFELAVGAEPSGVRRRGLRGRGPGPYIYGPGTPHHDGTPSSGPHIHVSAPDPCPCGPVASRGSSAAPVLRVDSGVSAGDLVGVHYDSLLAKVVAWAPTRGEAIRVLAYSLSRARVHGPVTNRELLVRSLRHPDFVGGLVDTGFYERHLGSLVGSGDSFALRLAALAAALASAARSPSPFGGWRNLPSQPQVKRFRVVPGGEEIEIRYRLGRGGLSAEGFPGVLLVRAGGEEVVLEVDGVRRVFDVCVYGDSAVHVGDFSLVPLSRFPEPRVHAVPGSLLAPMPGTVVRVADGVAVGASVKAGEPLLWLEAMKMEHRVVAPASGTLTALHAAPGHQVEVGTLLAVVTAHGPESEEHTP, encoded by the coding sequence GTGATCGGTTCCGTCCTTGTCGCCAACCGTGGCGAGATCGCCTGCCGCGTCTTCCGCACCTGCCGCGAGCTCGGCGTCTCCACGGTCGCCGTCCACTCCGACCCCGACGCCTCCGCCCGCCATGTGCGCGAGGCCGACGCGGCGGTGCGGCTGCCGGGTGCCGCGCCCGCCGACACGTATCTGCGCGGCGACCTCGTCGTGGCGGCCGCGCTCGCCGCCGGGGCCGACGCCGTCCACCCCGGCTACGGCTTCCTGTCCGAGAACGCCGGTTTCGCGCGCGCCGTCCTCGACGCCGGGCTCGTGTGGATCGGGCCGCCGCCGTCCGTGATCGCGTCCATGGCCTCCAAGACGCGGGCCAAGTCGCTGATGGGCGCCGCCGGGGTGCCCGTGCTCGATGTCCTGGACCCTGGTGACATCGGTGCCGGTGATCTGCCCGTGCTCGTCAAGGCCGTCGCGGGTGGGGGCGGCCGGGGCATGCGCGTCGTACGGTCGCTCGGCGAGCTGGACGACGCCCTCCTGTCCGCCCGTACCGAGGCCGCGGCCGCGTTCGGGGACGGCTCCGTGTTCGTCGAGCCGTACGTCGAGGGCGCGCGGCACGTCGAGGTGCAGATCCTCGCCGACGGGCACGGCGCCGTGTGGGCGCTCGGCACCCGGGACTGCTCCCTCCAGCGGCGGCACCAGAAGGTGATCGAGGAGGCGCCCGCTCCCGGGCTGTCCGAGGAGGCGCTGTCCGCGCTGCACGGGTTCGCCGTGGCCGGTGCGCGGGCCGTGGGGTACGTGGGTGCCGGGACCGTCGAGTTCCTGGTGGGGAAGGACGGGCGGGCCTGGTTCCTGGAGATGAACACCCGGCTCCAGGTGGAGCATCCGGTGACGGAGCTGGTCTACGGCGTGGACCTGGTGGCGTCGCAGATCCGGGTCGCGGAGGGGGCGGCGCTGGGGCCGGCGCCTGTCGCGTCGGGGCATGCGGTGGAGGCGCGGCTCTGCGCCGAGGATCCGGGGCGGGGGTGGCTTCCCTCGTCGGGGCGGGTGTTCGAGCTCGCCGTGGGCGCGGAGCCGTCCGGGGTGCGGCGCCGTGGCCTCCGGGGCAGGGGTCCGGGGCCGTATATTTACGGGCCCGGAACCCCGCACCACGACGGAACCCCCTCATCGGGCCCGCACATACACGTCAGCGCCCCGGACCCCTGCCCCTGCGGCCCCGTCGCCTCCCGTGGTTCCTCGGCCGCCCCCGTCCTGCGCGTCGACTCCGGTGTCTCCGCCGGTGATCTCGTCGGGGTGCACTACGACTCCCTGCTCGCCAAGGTCGTCGCCTGGGCCCCCACGCGTGGCGAGGCCATCCGGGTGCTCGCCTACTCGTTGTCGCGCGCTCGTGTCCATGGGCCCGTCACCAACCGGGAGTTGCTCGTACGGTCTCTTCGGCACCCCGATTTTGTGGGTGGCCTTGTCGATACCGGGTTCTACGAGCGGCATCTCGGCTCTCTTGTCGGGAGTGGTGATTCTTTTGCCTTGCGGCTCGCCGCTCTTGCCGCCGCTCTGGCTTCTGCCGCCCGTAGTCCTTCGCCTTTCGGTGGGTGGCGCAATCTTCCGTCTCAGCCGCAGGTCAAGCGCTTCCGCGTCGTGCCGGGGGGTGAGGAGATCGAGATCCGGTACCGGCTGGGGAGGGGCGGGCTGTCGGCCGAGGGGTTCCCGGGGGTGCTGCTCGTGCGGGCCGGGGGTGAGGAAGTCGTGCTGGAGGTGGACGGGGTGCGGCGTGTCTTTGATGTGTGCGTGTACGGGGATTCTGCTGTTCACGTCGGTGATTTCTCGCTGGTGCCTCTTTCCCGATTTCCCGAGCCCCGCGTCCATGCCGTCCCCGGCTCCCTCCTCGCTCCCATGCCCGGCACCGTCGTCCGGGTCGCCGACGGGGTGGCCGTGGGCGCGTCCGTGAAGGCGGGGGAGCCGCTGCTGTGGCTGGAGGCCATGAAGATGGAGCACCGCGTCGTCGCCCCCGCCTCCGGCACCCTCACCGCCCTGCACGCCGCCCCCGGCCACCAGGTCGAGGTCGGCACCCTGCTGGCCGTCGTCACCGCGCACGGTCCCGAGTCCGAGGAGCACACGCCATGA
- a CDS encoding acyl-CoA carboxylase subunit beta, whose protein sequence is MTVLPSLLDPSGPEYAAAREAMLARLDEIGAEHAKAVAGGGEKYVARHRARGKLLARERVELLLDPDTPFLELSPLAGWGGDHTVGASLVTGIGVVEGVECLVTANDPTVRGGASNPWTLKKALRANEIARANRLPVISLVESGGADLPSQKEIFIPGGALFRDLTRLSAAGIPTIAVVFGNSTAGGAYVPGMSDHVVMVKERAKVFLGGPPLVKMATGEDADDESLGGAEMHARVSGLADHFAVDEADALRQARRIVARLNWRKAHGSPGGSEAPLYDEDELLGVVPGDLKVPFDPREVIARIVDGSDFDEFKPLYGASLVTGWARLHGYPVGILANAQGVLFSAESQKAAQFIQLANQRDIPLLFLHNTTGYMVGRAYEQGGIIKHGAMMINAVSNSRVPHLSVLMGASYGAGHYGMCGRAYDPRFLFSWPSAKSAVMGPQQLAGVLSLVARASAAAKGQPYDEDADAGLRAVVERQIEAESLPVFLSGRLYDDGVIDPRDTRTVLGMCLSAVHGAPVEGVRGGFGVFRM, encoded by the coding sequence GTGACGGTGCTGCCGTCCCTGCTCGACCCCTCGGGCCCGGAGTACGCCGCCGCCCGCGAGGCGATGCTCGCCCGGCTCGACGAGATCGGCGCCGAGCACGCGAAGGCCGTCGCCGGCGGCGGCGAGAAGTACGTCGCCCGCCACCGCGCCCGGGGCAAGCTCCTCGCCCGCGAGCGCGTCGAGCTCCTCCTCGACCCCGACACGCCCTTCCTGGAACTGTCCCCGCTGGCCGGCTGGGGCGGCGACCACACCGTCGGCGCCTCCCTCGTCACCGGCATCGGCGTCGTCGAAGGCGTCGAATGCCTCGTCACCGCCAACGACCCGACCGTGCGCGGCGGCGCCAGCAACCCCTGGACGCTGAAGAAGGCCCTCCGCGCCAACGAGATCGCCCGCGCCAACCGGCTGCCGGTGATCTCCCTCGTCGAATCCGGCGGCGCGGACCTCCCCAGCCAGAAGGAGATCTTCATCCCCGGCGGCGCGCTCTTCCGCGACCTCACCCGCCTCTCCGCCGCCGGCATCCCCACGATCGCCGTCGTCTTCGGCAACTCCACCGCCGGCGGTGCGTACGTACCCGGCATGTCCGACCACGTCGTCATGGTCAAGGAGCGGGCCAAGGTCTTCCTGGGCGGGCCGCCGCTGGTCAAGATGGCCACCGGCGAGGACGCCGACGACGAGTCGCTCGGCGGCGCGGAGATGCACGCGCGCGTCTCCGGGCTCGCCGACCACTTCGCCGTCGACGAGGCCGATGCCCTACGGCAGGCGCGGCGGATCGTCGCCCGGTTGAACTGGCGCAAGGCGCACGGGAGTCCGGGGGGCTCCGAGGCACCCCTCTATGACGAGGACGAGCTTCTCGGTGTCGTGCCCGGTGATCTCAAAGTGCCCTTCGACCCCCGTGAAGTCATCGCCCGCATCGTCGACGGGTCCGACTTCGACGAGTTCAAGCCCCTCTACGGCGCCAGCCTCGTCACCGGCTGGGCCCGGCTGCACGGGTATCCCGTCGGCATCCTCGCCAACGCCCAGGGTGTCCTCTTCAGCGCCGAGTCCCAGAAGGCCGCCCAGTTCATCCAGCTCGCCAACCAGCGCGACATCCCGCTCCTCTTCCTCCACAACACCACCGGCTACATGGTGGGCCGCGCGTACGAGCAGGGCGGGATCATCAAACACGGCGCCATGATGATCAACGCCGTGTCGAACTCCCGGGTGCCCCATCTGTCCGTCCTGATGGGCGCCTCCTACGGGGCCGGCCACTACGGCATGTGCGGCCGGGCCTACGACCCCCGGTTCCTCTTCTCCTGGCCCAGCGCCAAGTCCGCCGTCATGGGCCCGCAGCAGCTCGCCGGCGTCCTCTCCCTCGTCGCCCGCGCCTCCGCCGCCGCCAAGGGGCAGCCCTACGACGAGGACGCCGACGCCGGGCTGCGTGCCGTGGTCGAGCGGCAGATCGAGGCCGAGTCGCTGCCGGTGTTCCTCTCCGGACGGCTCTACGACGACGGCGTCATCGACCCGCGCGACACCCGCACCGTGCTCGGGATGTGTCTGTCCGCCGTCCACGGGGCGCCCGTCGAGGGCGTGCGCGGTGGGTTCGGCGTCTTCCGTATGTGA